Proteins encoded within one genomic window of Methanothrix harundinacea 6Ac:
- a CDS encoding aconitate hydratase has protein sequence MDFTLTEKILRDHLLDGSYEPGKEIGIRIDQTLTQDATGTMAYLQFESMGLSRIETELSVSYVDHNTVQVGFENADDHRYLQTIAERYGIHFSRPGNGICHQVHLERFGRPGRTLLGSDSHTPTCGGLGMIAIGAGGLDVAVAMGGGAYYLTCPRVIRVNLEGELPEWVTAKDVILKVLSELTTKGNVGCICEYVGEGVQSLTVPERATITNMGAETGVTTSLFPSDEQTQKFLAAQDRGGQWAPLAADDGAKYHRELDVDLSDLVPLMAAPHSPGNIVPVSDLAGTPVDQVMIGSCTNSSFADLMTVAEMVRGRRLPSSVSLGVAPGSRQVLMMIAENGSLADLIAFGARILESACGFCIGNSISPKTDSISIRTSNRNFKGRSGTASANVYLASPVAAAAAALRGEIVDPRDLEMEFPRVRMPDRFKVDDSMIIPPLPAADRAKVSIYRGPNIGVPPTNDPMPEDLCGKIAIKVEDYITTDHIMPAGSRLKYRSNVPKYSEFVFEPLDPEFSKRAAVRRDRGIANLIVAGVSYGQGSSREHAALCPMYLGVKAVMAKSMERIHAANLVNFGIIPFTFVSESDYDLLSRDDDLEIPGIRDALEGGAEVVEAFDRTAEKKVILKMVLSRRQREMVAAGGLLPYTVRKRG, from the coding sequence ATGGATTTCACCTTGACGGAGAAGATTTTGAGGGACCACCTCTTAGATGGATCGTACGAGCCGGGAAAGGAGATCGGGATCAGGATCGATCAGACCCTGACCCAGGATGCCACGGGGACTATGGCGTACCTCCAGTTCGAGTCGATGGGCCTCTCCAGGATAGAGACAGAGCTCTCCGTATCCTACGTGGACCACAACACCGTCCAGGTGGGGTTTGAGAACGCCGACGACCACCGATATCTCCAGACGATTGCTGAGAGGTATGGGATCCACTTCTCGAGGCCAGGAAACGGCATCTGCCACCAGGTCCACCTGGAGAGGTTCGGCCGGCCCGGCAGAACCCTCCTCGGCTCCGACAGCCATACCCCCACCTGCGGCGGCCTGGGGATGATCGCCATCGGGGCGGGCGGCCTGGACGTCGCGGTCGCCATGGGCGGCGGCGCCTACTACCTGACCTGCCCCAGGGTGATCCGGGTCAACCTGGAGGGAGAGCTCCCAGAATGGGTCACGGCGAAGGACGTGATCCTGAAGGTCCTCAGCGAGCTGACGACCAAGGGGAACGTGGGTTGCATCTGCGAGTACGTCGGCGAAGGAGTCCAGTCCCTGACCGTCCCCGAGAGGGCGACGATAACCAACATGGGCGCCGAGACGGGGGTGACGACCTCCCTCTTCCCCAGCGACGAGCAGACCCAAAAGTTCCTCGCGGCCCAGGATAGAGGGGGCCAATGGGCCCCCCTGGCGGCCGACGACGGCGCGAAGTACCATCGCGAACTGGATGTCGACCTCTCCGACCTGGTCCCTCTGATGGCCGCACCCCACAGCCCAGGGAATATAGTCCCCGTCAGCGACCTCGCGGGGACCCCTGTAGACCAGGTGATGATAGGGTCGTGCACCAACTCCTCCTTCGCGGACCTTATGACCGTCGCGGAGATGGTCCGGGGCCGCCGCCTCCCCTCATCGGTATCCCTGGGGGTGGCCCCCGGCTCGAGGCAGGTCCTCATGATGATCGCGGAGAACGGAAGTCTCGCGGACCTCATCGCCTTCGGCGCCAGGATCCTCGAGTCTGCCTGCGGCTTTTGCATAGGTAACAGCATCTCCCCCAAGACCGACTCGATCTCCATCAGGACCAGCAACCGGAACTTCAAGGGCCGATCGGGGACCGCGAGCGCCAACGTCTACCTGGCCAGCCCCGTGGCGGCGGCGGCGGCGGCCCTCCGGGGAGAGATCGTCGACCCGAGGGACCTGGAGATGGAGTTTCCGCGGGTGAGGATGCCAGATCGCTTCAAGGTGGACGACAGCATGATCATCCCTCCCCTGCCAGCGGCAGATAGGGCGAAGGTCTCGATCTATCGGGGACCGAACATCGGGGTTCCCCCCACCAACGACCCCATGCCCGAGGACCTCTGCGGCAAGATCGCGATCAAGGTGGAAGACTACATCACCACCGACCACATCATGCCCGCTGGATCCCGCCTCAAGTACCGGTCGAACGTCCCCAAGTACTCGGAGTTCGTCTTTGAGCCCCTGGACCCGGAGTTCAGCAAGAGGGCAGCGGTGCGGAGGGACCGGGGTATCGCGAACCTGATCGTGGCGGGGGTGAGCTACGGCCAGGGGTCCTCCAGGGAGCACGCCGCCCTCTGCCCCATGTACCTGGGGGTGAAGGCGGTGATGGCGAAGTCGATGGAGCGGATCCACGCCGCAAACCTCGTCAACTTCGGGATAATCCCCTTCACCTTCGTCTCGGAATCGGATTACGACCTCCTCAGCAGGGATGACGATCTGGAGATCCCCGGCATCCGGGATGCCCTCGAAGGCGGAGCAGAGGTGGTGGAGGCCTTCGATAGGACGGCGGAAAAGAAGGTTATTCTTAAGATGGTGCT